A genomic segment from Labrus bergylta chromosome 3, fLabBer1.1, whole genome shotgun sequence encodes:
- the nudt19 gene encoding nucleoside diphosphate-linked moiety X motif 19 translates to MNTTLRHWKEAATLILAAGHRLGPGSLPSRTPLTAAPGPGAPLTAAPGAPPGSIDGRSHLPHKSFYDYDVLLLKRSSKSRFMPNAYVFPGGMVDASDFSSEWLDIFKSFSNSPNFGLRRVKQPPETRPPMFATDRLKLGSPIPGEVAFRICALRETFEESGVLLVVSKLEEKSLLKNIDGRCDSDKVLHNKASELNSSEVTKWRALVNENPSNFIRMCRELEVLPNIWALHEWSNWLTPTGRRGARFDTVFFICCLQEIPLTLQDEKEIVHFKWSTPSEVLQSYQAQEFWIAPPQFYELSRMCRLPLLNDLHKFSSQRATEGLEQWLPVVFTKDGAFISLLPGDKSYPLDTSEEAQVDTCTESDLESPQDAPALHRSVIVDPYTINVQITIPPKYNHLLPVLEEAAPLDSKSQL, encoded by the exons ATGAACACCACACTGAGGCACTGGAAGGAGGCGGCAACTCTTATCTTAGCCGCCGGCCACAGGCTTGGTCCGGGCAGTTTACCGTCGAGGACGCCGCTGACCGCTGCTCCGGGACCGGGTGCACCGCTGACCGCTGCTCCGGGTGCACCGCCGGGCAGCATCGATGGACGGTCACACTTGCCGCACAAGTCCTTCTATGACTACGACGTGTTACTGCTCAAACGAAGCAGTAAAAGCAGATTCATGCCAAATGCTTACGTGTTTCCAGGAGGTATGGTGGACGCCTCGGACTTTTCCAGTGAATGGctggacatttttaaatcttttagcAACTCTCCTAATTTTGGTTTGAGAAGGGTCAAACAGCCCCCGGAGACCAGACCTCCAATGTTCGCTACAGACCGGCTGAAACTGGGCTCTCCTATCCCCGGGGAGGTCGCCTTCAGGATATGCGCCCTGAGGGAGACGTTTGAGGAGTCCGGCGTGCTCCTGGTCGTGTCTAAACTGGAGGAGAAAAGTCTGCTGAAAAACATTGATGGCAGGTGTGACTCTGATAAAGTACTCCATAACAAAGCGAGCGAGCTAAACAGTAGTGAAGTCACTAAATGGAGGGCCTTGGTGAATGAAAACCCCTCCAACTTCATCAGGATGTGCAGAGAGCTGGAGGTGTTGCCCAACATCTGGGCTTTACATGAGTGGAGCAACTGGCTCACCCCTACAGGGCGACGTGGGGCTAGATTTGACACAGTTTTCTTCATCTGCTGCCTGCAGGAAATCCCATTAACACTGCAAGATGAAAAAGAAATAGTACACTTTAAG TGGTCCACACCCTCCGAGGTCCTGCAAAGTTACCAGGCTCAGGAGTTTTGGATCGCCCCCCCACAGTTTTACGAGCTCAGCCGCATGTGTCGTCTTCCTCTGCTGAATGACCTCCACAAATTCTCCAGCCAGCGTGCCACAGAGGGCTTGGAGCAATGGCTGCCTGTTGTTTTCACTAAAGATGGAGCCTTTATATCACTGCTGCCAG GTGACAAAAGTTACCCGTTGGACACTTCAGAAGAGGCTCAGGTGGATACATGCACAGAGTCAGACCTTGAATCTCCACAGGATGCTCCTGCTCTGCACCGAAGTGTGATCGTAGATCCATACACTATAAATGTACAGATCACCATCCCACCAAAATACAACCACCTGCTCCCTGTTCTGGAGGAAGCTGCCCCCCTGGACTCAAAAAGTCAGTTGTGA
- the slc7a9 gene encoding b(0,+)-type amino acid transporter 1: MEDTLEPLLPKGTLAAIKRLCTRTDTRSAPSPDSQPPEMDEGSIRKESQNGSCSHIRDVLTEEQQPAKATVLQKDVGLFSGICLIVGTMIGSGIFISPKSVLLYSGAVGPCLVIWAACGVLATLGALCYAELGTMITKSGAEYSYLMAAYGPVVAYLFSWTTVMVLKPSAFAIITLSFAEYASTPFYHGCTPPVIVTKCLSAAAILLIVAVNCLSVKLASYVQNFFTAAKLFIILVIVVAGIVVLAQGKTENLSNAFDGTPLSVGAIGLAFYNGLFAYDGWNQLNFITEELKDPYRNLPLAIIIGIPLVSVCYVLVNIAYFSVMTPTELLQSPAVAVTFGDRVLYPLSWVVPLFVVFSTFGAANGSCFTAGRLAYVSGREGHMVKILSYISLKHYTPSPALIFNGMLAICYIIPADINTLINYFSFATWGFYGLAALALIVMRFTRKDLHRPVKVPIVIPGLIVLVSCYLVLAPIIDKPELEYLYCAIFIFSGLLLYYPLIHLKVKWARKIMRPITMHLQLLLEVVPPD; the protein is encoded by the exons atGGAGGACACATTGGAGCCTCTCTTGCCGAAAGGGACCCTCGCTGCCATCaaacgcctctgcaccaggacggacacaAGATCTGCACCATCACCGGACTCACAA CCGCCTGAAATGGATGAAGGCAGCATCAGGAAGGAGTCGCAGAACGGCTCCTGCAGTCATATCAGGGATGTTCTGACTGAAGAGCAACAGCCTGCCAAGGCTACTGTGCTTCAAAAAGAT GTGGGTCTGTTCAGTGGCATCTGTCTGATTGTGGGGACAATGATCGGCTCAGGAATCTTCATTTCTCCTAAATCTGTTCTGCTGTACTCTGGAGCTGTGGGACCCTGCCTCGTCATCTGGGCGGCATGTGGTGTGTTAGCCACTCTGG GAGCACTGTGCTATGCTGAGCTTGGCACCATGATCACCAAATCGGGGGCAGAGTATTCGTATTTGATGGCGGCTTATGGCCCAGTTGTGGCCTACCTTTTCTCCTGGACCACGGTCATGGTGCTGAAGCCCTCCGCCTTTGCCATCATCACGCTGAGCTTTGCAGAATACGCCTCCACTCCTTTCTACCATGGCTGTACTCCTCCTGTTATTGTCACCAAGtgtctgtcagcagcagcaATAT tgttgATCGTAGCTGTTAATTGTTTGAGTGTGAAACTGGCGAGCTATGTGCAGAACTTCTTCACTGCAGCCAAGCTCTTCATCATTTTAGTCATAGTGGTTGCTGGCATCGTTGTGCTGGCACAAG gaaaaACTGAGAATCTGTCGAATGCATTTGATGGCACACCTTTATCTGTGGGAGCGATCGGGCTTGCATTTTATAATGGGCTTTTTGCGTATGATGGATG gAATCAACTAAATTTTATTACAGAAGAGCTGAAAGACCCATACAG GAACTTGCCTCTGGCCATCATCATTGGGATCCCtttggtgtctgtgtgttatgTGCTGGTCAACATCGCTTACTTCAGTGTCATGACCCCCACTGAACTCCTGCAGTCTCCGGCCGTTGCTGTG ACTTTTGGTGACAGAGTCCTTTACCCTCTTTCCTGGGTTGTTCCTCTCTTTGTCGTCTTCTCTACATTTGGAGCTGCCAATGGAAGCTGCTTCACTGCTGGCAG GCTGGCCTATGTGTCTGGCAGAGAGGGTCACATGGTGAAAATCTTATCCTACATTAGTCTAAAGCACTACACCCCATCCCCTGCTCTCATATTCAAT gGTATGTTGGCTATTTGCTACATTATCCCAGCAGACATCAACACTCTCATAAACTACTTCAGCTTTGCTACATGGGGGTTTTATGGACTGGCAGCACTGGCTCTCATAGTCATGCGCTTCACCAGGAAGGATCTCCACAGACCAGTGAAG GTACCGATTGTGATACCCGGCCTGATAGTCCTTGTGTCCTGCTACTTAGTCTTGGCTCCTATTATTGATAAGCCAGAACTGGAGTACCTCTACTGTGCTATCTTCATCTTCAGTGGACTACTCCTCTACTACCCTCTCATCCATCTAAAGGTCAAATGGGCAAGAAAAATCATGC GTCCCATCACCATGcatctccagctgctgctggaggtAGTTCCTCCGGATTAA
- the si:ch73-167i17.6 gene encoding regulator of G-protein signaling 9-binding protein: MGKEECKTMLDALNKVTACYRHLVIALGSTSDSQNLREELKRTRKKAQELAVANRTKLTSLLKDKSISKEDRAEYERLWVLFSSSMDLLEVDMKRSLEIGQDFPLKVPTRHLIQTGMTGSTTTVAARAMSVQNMKYEADSNIDTADLRDLQTEITQVSQMMEEMEMKVQVAPWAVEAKQEAGAELKSNMSVGNSSVGVISICEEEPKDEEGGGSRNTGSASICAVLVFLVIVGVALVLGYLVINMS, from the coding sequence ATGGGGAAAGAGGAGTGCAAAACAATGCTGGACGCTTTGAACAAAGTGACAGCCTGCTACAGGCATTTGGTCATCGCATTGGGAAGCACCTCGGACTCGCAGAACCTGCGTGAGGAGCTGAAGCGGACCCGCAAAAAGGCCCAGGAGCTGGCCGTGGCCAACAGGACTAAACTGACCTCACTGCTCAAAGACAAGAGCATCAGTAAAGAGGACCGGGCCGAGTACGAGCGTCTATGGGTTCTCTTTTCGAGCAGCATGGATCTCCTGGAGGTGGACATGAAACGGTCCCTGGAGATAGGGCAGGATTTCCCCCTCAAGGTGCCCACCAGGCACCTCATCCAGACCGGTATGACCGGTAGCACCACCACCGTGGCGGCCCGTGCCATGAGCGTGCAGAACATGAAGTACGAGGCGGATAGCAACATCGACACGGCCGACCTACGGGACCTGCAGACCGAGATCACCCAGGTGAGCCAGAtgatggaggagatggagatgaAGGTGCAGGTAGCGCCGTGGGCCGTGGAGGCGAAGCAGGAGGCGGGCGCTGAGCTTAAGTCCAACATGAGTGTAGGAAATTCCTCTGTGGGTGTCATCTCCATCTGCGAAGAGGAGCCCAAAGACGAAGAAGGAGGTGGAAGCAGGAATACTGGCTCTGCCTCGATCTGCGCCGTGTTAGTGTTCCTTGTCATCGTGGGGGTCGCTCTTGTTTTGGGATATCTGGTCATCAATATGTCTTGA